The sequence CAATGAAGTTCTTCATTTATCTTCACAGTTCCCCCTCTAATCTTCTTCTTATCCAATCAATCCGAGTCCTTTTCTATTGCATTCAATTGACTAATGTACTTCAAAATCTCTGATGTTGCTTTTTGTCTTGTATTTTGCGGCATTGTCATTAACTTGACATTTTATGCTTTTTCATGAATGTAGTGGGTTACATTAGTATCTTTATTATAAATTTACCTacattttagatttttttaaagaaaaacaaacgcATTTTCAACATATCAATATCCTAGTTTTTGAGAAATTGACGTATTGTCGTGTCCTGTCGTATCCATATTGTTTTTGTGCTTCATAGAGTCCAAACTGCAGAATAAAGGGGCAAAATAGATCCAAGAAGTCCGATAATTTAGACGAGTGAAAGAACGTGACAACATATTTATATGATTGGTCAAAAATTCTATTAAAGTTGACATTTCAGAAGAGATAGTGAACATACACACTAAATAAAACATTCAACGAAAGGAATAATTACTGAAGTACCTTCCATAATAACTCTGGCATATCCAGTGCAGGCTGTGCAATTGCAAGCTCAAATATAGACCTGGCTCGATCAGTTTCACACAGAGATCTCTCCAACTCTGCATATTTGCTCCAAGCATAACAATTTTCAGGTGACCAGACCAAATACTTCTCATAAAGTTTACGGCATCGATCTATATTTCCCAGTTGCAGCTCTATCTCTATATACTTCTTGAATATCtgtaattaaataaatcaataaaatgAGCACTCCAACAAATGAGATGAAAATTCagaaaaagaagaggagaaAAATATAAACATTACCTTATCTTTAGGAGCCCTCCCAATGGCATTGCCAAGTATTTGTCGGGCACCTTTGAGGTTCAACTGTCGTATTTCAAATTGCGCAGCTAATAGCCATATCTTTGCGAATGAAAACTTCGCATGAGGAATCAAATTTAGGCACTCCCTGCCAAATTAATATTGAATGAAAAAACTCTGTATATCTATAATATGTATTTTTATTATCGAAACAGCTATCTACTGTTTTGCTAAACGATTATATTGCATATTGAACTTTTTGTATAGCAATACAATGTACGTTTAAATGCTTACAACATTGCAATGATTAACATTGCGCAAGTGAGATATTACTGGGTATGTGGCATAAAACTAAGTAAGAGAAACAAAACGGGTTCCTAGAGAGAGACGATAATATAAGAGGAAACATAACTCGCCCTTCCCCAAACATTAACCAAACAGCATAGAATGAACCAAGGAAGACCTTCCTTGACAAAAATGATAAGATGTAGCATATCTTCTAGGAAAGAAATGTGAATTTCGGGCGACAAAAAAAGGAAACTTCTATCCTTTCAAGAATTGTCACCTTGATACAGGTTATCAAGAAATACAGTAAACATGGGTGGCTTCTAACTGCTATTacaagcaaaagaaaaataaaagagataCTAAATTGACATTCAATATTCAGATATTACTTGTCGTGGACgttaaaaacaaatgaaaaggCTTAGATGAAGTGAAATATAAAATCATTACAAGTTATAGCagtttattattatcaaaaagTTAAAGCAATTATTGAAGTTTCAGATATCCTACAGTGCCAGAAAAACACAATTACAGATATCAACATCATCTTATAGATCCTTTTTCCTTTGATCTCAACTGAGTGTTTCTCAACATCATCTTATAATTGCATAAACTGAccaaaaaaagaacaaaatcaaCATACTTGTACACTTCACGAGTACGCTCAGCATCAGCAGCATCCAATTCTTCATATAGTGCATAATTGATCCTAAATTGGAGAGAAACAAACAATGAACAAAAAAGTTGTATCCTCAAAACCAAATTGGAGGAGATAGACGAAGGATTCCTTTCTTGATGTACTTACCACAAATAAATATAGCGCTGCCAGTACCGTTTCTCTTCAGCTGGAGGAACATTGGCAATTGCCCTTTCGTATACTTCTCTGATCCTCCCCTTGTTCCCTGCTGTCTCCTCCAATCGAATATAATCAAACCAAGAATCATAATTTAGAGGATTCTTCCTCACTTCCTCTTCATACTGAAACCTTCTCTTCCCCACTATGGCATCTTCTATTCCTTCCTTATCGCCATATTGCTTCTCAAATGCCACAAACTTCCTGTAGATATCCTCAGCTCTACCTTTAGGGATATGATCTAAGGCAAACTTATATATACACCGTGCCCGTTCTGTTTCCTTACACCTCTCCTCAAATTCAGCAAAAGCAACAAAAAGTTGCTCTGCCTCTTCATCATCGGCTAACTTCTCAACAGCTGTTTCATACACCTTTCTTGCTCTAGCTATTTCCCCATTTTTCATCTCAAATTTGGCAAAGCGTATCCATGCACCAACTTTGGGGTGGCATTGAACGAAGCGCTCAAATATGCCTCGGGCACGTTCAACCTCGTTGTATCTCAACTCAAACTTGATGTAAGAGAGCCAACCTTGCTGGTCTGGCATCCAGCCCATCCATCTCTCAAAAATCTGCCTTGCACCAGCAACATTACCTAACATTTCTTccatatgtatatatttataccATAGTTGATCAACTCTTGGCAAGAGGGTAACTGCCCGATCCCAAACATTTCGAGCATGGTTGATAAACTTATTTTTCATCTCAACCTCCGCATACTTCAGCCAAAGGGTGTGGTTTCGGTAATCGACCTCAAGGGCACGCTCCCAAACAGAACGAGCCCGATTGAAGTCCTTTTGAGACTCTTCCCACTGAGCATACTTGATCCAAACACTTATATTCCACCTGACACGACGTATAAGGTCTTCAAACTCCTTCCGCTTGCGTAGGCGATAATCAGCAAGTTCAGTCGGATCTGTAATTTTTTGTTTGGGTGGTCTAATTTCTGCCTCCTGTCGTTCTCGAGCCTCACGAAGTATCTGCTCTGCAGTTATCTGGATTGGAGCCGGAGTCTTGTTCTTCACTCTAGTGGGTCGCGGCAACTTCACCTCTGCATCCTTTCGAGTGAGGTAGCCTAGGGTTGGATCCGCATCTTTGGATGAAGACATAATTTCAGTGTAGTTGAGGTTTTTCTTACTTCAGTAACGTTAATTTCTCCTTCAAAGGGGGTGCCTAAATCAATTGTTCtgtataagaaaaagaagagttATAGCAACAGCCAACAGAATAGTGGACAATCTAAATTTCAAATACAAagtgaaaattaaataaatagaatcCAAAGAGTCGTGGCTTGGTTATTCAACAAAACACAAAAGTGTAACCACTGCATTGACCTAAAAGACTAAATTCTAAAGTGTCAAACAGCTACATTTttgtaaatatgaaaatgaacaAGATCGGTTTTTATCCTACTTCTGTCCCAACTTTCTAAGTACTTAAATAACAATGATAAGGTTTGATTCGGATCCCTAAATTAGCTTCCAATTCTTGACGAGTTATCAAGAACTACCCAAAAAGAATTCTAAACCCACAAACATAGCACTTACCAGAATCTGACCAAAACCCGGCGATGCCGCGCAGTTCACGGAAGCGGCGCGCGACGGATAAGGCGAACGGGCTGGAGGACAGCACGGCGGCGAGCAGTAGATCTGACGCTACCTAGCGAGACCTGGCAGCGGCGCGACTGACCGGACGACGCGAGCGGCGGTGGCGGCTCCTTCGACGGTCGGCAATGGAGAGACGAACGGCGGCGACGCCTCCTTCGGTTGAAACTCGACTGCAGACGGCTACGAGGGGAAAGAGGAAAACGAAGGAGAAAGAAGGGCGGGTTGGGGCATGATTATCACgtacaaatttaaaaagataaaagttAATATTTATGAATAAGTGTTTCTCCCGAAATAATTGAAAATTAGGGTCAGTCGATACCATGGCAAATACTGTTGTACGCTTTAGATCCCACGattcaaaaacattttttatCTTGGGTCAAACAAATATCTATCAAATTTTCTATCCAACGTTCCATATTTGTTCAACCCTTTAGAATAACGACTATCAAAGACTAAAATAATCCTCTCTTGCTACaataaatactatttaaaagtTTTCAATTAGTTAGAATAAACACTATTTTAAAACCATCCATTTGTTacatattttactattttaccttttacctttttttattgtttgctaagtatttactatttctttatcaaaactaaaatagtttacacACCAAATACATACTATTATagttcaaactaaaataatctagaCTCAAAACACAAACTACTATTATGATTCAACTATAATAACTAGTTCTTGCCCTAAACATTCCTACATTTTAGGtatatgattttctttttcttttttaaatagtCTATTCCTAAGTTTTGTGAAATAGGATTAAATGGTCTATACGTTCATTTTACCATTTTGTAGGAAGTATTGAGTAAGAAATTTTAGAACCAATCACAAAAtgtcacatcatttactaaaataatagCATTTGCGATTAAATATATCccaaattaatattaaatacaattttatcaaattaattatttttgttcaattagatattatttacttgaactaaaattcaattgaggctaaaaataagcttaatttagtcaattgttaaatatgacccaaaccCATGTGGTTGAGCCCATGGGTTTGGTCCATGGATCAACTAGGCCCAAATTCGTAAAGCCCACCAGAGAGGAGTTCTCCTCATTTGTAGAGGCTAGAAATTTTTTACTCTAGAAGGCCTAGAGAATTTTCCCAATAGCTAGAAGACTCCCCAACTTCTGAAGTCGGCTGCTTCCGAaaattgaagctcctttgaagatataaattttcttttaatactccaacttcaagaacatcacgtgtttcgtttcctcaaatcaagcataagcatccagctgagagagaatcagatgatcaaattctagagatcgaaccatattgcatcaaatcaacgtaaatacaacatcaacacaagttcaactccacaaatcaaatttctccaaaaatcttgtgtgaacaaattggcacatCCAGTTGGACCTCTCTACCTCTAatctctctctcgtcatccaaatctacaagCAAACCAATGGCACCAAAGAAGGTTGCGTCCAAATCTTCTGTTGCAAGCGAAGTTTAGACAGGACCTGTCACTCGCAGTTATTCTAAAGGGATCATCCAGGAGAAGAATCAAGTTCTATCATCACAAAAAGCATTCGTGAAGAACTGATGAAATCTTCTAAAGATAGAATCATCATTAAAGAGAATCCTTTGTTTGACGAATTTAATCTTGCTTCTAATCTATCAAGGAAAGAATCACACCTTGAAATAATGTCTGTCATAATGGCTGAGGTAACAGTTGAGGCCGCCATGGCAGAGATGGAGAAGAAAGTAACTTTCCTATTGAAAGCTGTTGAGGAGTAAGATCAAATGAAGGCTTGTGAAACTGCTTAGTCAAGCAAAACTCAAGTTGCCAAAGCTGACAATAAAGGAAAAGCCATGTTGCAGGAAAACCAGGCGCAACTGTCCATCTCCATCACCTCTCTGACAATACAACAGCTATAGGATATGATCGCAAGCTCCATAAGAGCTTAGTATGGAGGACTGCCATAAACTTTTTTTATGTACTTCATGTCATATACCAAAGGAACCAACGATCTGCGAATGCCAattgggtaccaacctccaaaattccaACAATTTGACGAAAGAGGCAATCCAAAGCAACAAATTGCTCACTTTGTTGAAACATGCGAGAATGTAGGATTAAAAAGAGACCAACTGGTTAGGCAGTTCGTTtgaagcttgaaaggaaatgctTTCAAGTGGTATACAGATTTGGAATCGGAAGTCATTGACAATTGGGAACAACTAGAAAAGGAGTTCTTCAATCGCTTTTATAGCACTAGGCGTGTTGTCATCATGAGTTGACAAAcaccaaacaaaaaaaaaaagagagctagtcattgactatataaaccgatggagagctctaagcctAGTTTGTAAAGACAAGCTTATAGAAATGTTTGCAGTGgaaatgtgcacccaaggcatgcactggaacttctctatattttgtAGGAAATAAAAACCTGCACGTTTGAACAGTTGGCAACTTGCGCTCACGATATGGAATTGAGTATTGCCAACTGGGGAGCAAAACATTTCTTGGTTCCAAAAATGAGAAAtgacaagaatgaaatcaatgacacTAAAAATGTCGCAAATAGTGTCATAAATAAGTATATGGTTATTCATGCGACTcctttgaaatctttctctaaaaggacataaacaaaaatggaaagaaagcaTGATGGCGACAAAAAGGGACAtccaactcttagagaaagacaaaaaaagTTTAGCTAtttcctgactctgatgttgcaaACATGTTAGAGCAGTTGTTGCTAAAGAAGCAACTTATTCAACTGTCATAATGCAAACGATCGAAACAAGCAAAAAAAGTGGATGGTTCCAACTACTATAAGTACcatcgggtcattagtcaccctgtcTAAAAGTGTTTCGTATTGAAGGAGttgattctaaagttggctcgtgaagAGAAGATCGAGCTGGACATTGATGAAATAGCTCAAACGAATCATGTTACAATCAAGATGACTTCAAGTGTTCCGTCATCAACATTGCTTTATGATCAAAGGGAAAGTTTGATTCAACTTGAGACTTTAGAGCCTATAGTTGTTTGATTCCAACAAAAGATCGTGTTGACAGACTCCTAAAACAAAGAAGAGCATATTGAAGATGATGGTGAAAAATGGATAGTCATATCTCATCGAAAGGGGAGACAaacaaatttcattcaaatgAAGTCATGCTTCCATCAAAAGCATGCAAAAAGAAGCATCTCCCACAAAAAGAAGGCGAAAAGGAATAAGATGTGGAAGCCTAAACCCATCAAAGAAAAAGACGAGGACTTTCTCCAACCTCGACAATTGGTAACTTTAACAGAATTCATCCTAAAAAACTTCCTTGATGATCATTCAGAGGAAGTATTAGGAATCGTTGCATGCCATGTTGTTAGCATAGTGgaagtcgacaacaattatgCATCTTCTGAAAAAGTCGAcaatttaaatgaaattaagcaaaggacTTGTGTCTTTGACCGTATCAAGCCTTTAACTACTCGATCTTTAGTCTTTCAAAGATTAagtatggccacgaaagaagaagaaaatcaacgTCCAACGTCTACTTCCACTCAAACTTCTactttcaaaaggctaagtatctccaCATCAAAAAAAAGATCAACCTTTAACATCTTCTATTGATCGTCTAAAA comes from Cucumis melo cultivar AY chromosome 12, USDA_Cmelo_AY_1.0, whole genome shotgun sequence and encodes:
- the LOC103500640 gene encoding uncharacterized protein LOC103500640, whose protein sequence is MSSSKDADPTLGYLTRKDAEVKLPRPTRVKNKTPAPIQITAEQILREARERQEAEIRPPKQKITDPTELADYRLRKRKEFEDLIRRVRWNISVWIKYAQWEESQKDFNRARSVWERALEVDYRNHTLWLKYAEVEMKNKFINHARNVWDRAVTLLPRVDQLWYKYIHMEEMLGNVAGARQIFERWMGWMPDQQGWLSYIKFELRYNEVERARGIFERFVQCHPKVGAWIRFAKFEMKNGEIARARKVYETAVEKLADDEEAEQLFVAFAEFEERCKETERARCIYKFALDHIPKGRAEDIYRKFVAFEKQYGDKEGIEDAIVGKRRFQYEEEVRKNPLNYDSWFDYIRLEETAGNKGRIREVYERAIANVPPAEEKRYWQRYIYLWINYALYEELDAADAERTREVYKECLNLIPHAKFSFAKIWLLAAQFEIRQLNLKGARQILGNAIGRAPKDKIFKKYIEIELQLGNIDRCRKLYEKYLVWSPENCYAWSKYAELERSLCETDRARSIFELAIAQPALDMPELLWKAYIDFEISEHEFERTRELYERLLDRTKHLKVWISYAKFEASAMEDDSQLSELPEENMQEYLHARKQQCIQHARRVFEKAITYYRNSAPELKEERAMLLEEWLNMETSFGELGDVSLVQSKLPKKLKKRRQIVSEDGPAGFEEYIDYLFPEETQTTNLKILEAAYRWKKQKVDDN